A genomic stretch from Bos javanicus breed banteng chromosome 3, ARS-OSU_banteng_1.0, whole genome shotgun sequence includes:
- the LOC133245253 gene encoding olfactory receptor 10J5 — protein sequence MQRKNFTEVAEFIFLGFSIFGNHQITLFVVFLTSYIFTLTGNIIVITVICIDHHLHTPMYFFLSMLSSSETVYTLVIIPRMLSGLIFYNQPISLGSCATQMFFFAMLAINNCFLLTVMGYDRYVAICKPLRYTVLMNKGVCARLVCGSFGTGLVTAVLHVTAMFTLPFCGTMVGHFFCDIYPVMKLSCIDTTINEIINYGVSSFVIIVPVVLVFISYILIISSILKIPSVEGRKKTFATCASHLTVVVVHYGCAAMAYLKPKSENAIEKDLLLSVTYTIITPLLNPVVYSLRNKEVKDALCRAVGRISS from the coding sequence ATGCAGAGAAAGAACTTCACAGAAGTGGCAGAATTCatcttcctgggattctccatctttggaaatCACCAGATAACCCTCTTTGTGGTTTTCCTCACCAGCTACATTTTCACTCTGACTGGGAACATCATCGTTATCACTGTCATCTGCATTGACCATCACCTCCACActcccatgtacttctttctcagcATGCTGTCTAGCTCTGAGACTGTGTACACGCTGGTCATCATCCCACGGATGCTTTCTGGTCTCATTTTTTATAACCAGCCTATATCTTTGGGAAGCTGTGCAACTCAGATGTTCTTTTTTGCCATGTTGGCCATTAATAATTGCTTTTTGCTCACAGTAATGGGCTATGACCgttatgtggccatctgcaagcccctGAGGTACACAGTCCTCATGAACAAAGGCGTGTGTGCTAGGTTAGTCTGTGGGTCCTTTGGCACTGGCCTTGTTACGGCAGTCCTCCACGTAACGGCCATGTTCACCTTGCCTTTCTGTGGCACCATGGTGGGccacttcttctgtgacattTACCCAGTCATGAAACTGTCTTGTATTGATACCACTATCAATGAGATCATCAATTATGGTGTAAGTTCATTTGTGATTATTGTGCCTGTTGTCCTGGTCTTCATTTCCTACATCCTCATTATCTCTTCCATCCTTAAGATACCCTCAGTCGAGGGCCGCAAGAAGACCTTTGCCACGTGTGCCTCTCACCTCACTGTGGTTGTTGTTCACTACGGCTGTGCCGCCATGGCCTACCTCAAGCCCAAATCAGAAAATGCAATAGAAAAAGATCTTCTTCTCTCTGTGACCTACACCATCATCACTCCCCTGCTGAACCCTGTTGTTTACAGTCTTAGGAACAAGGAGGTCAAGGATGCCCTGTGTAGAGCTGTGGGCAGAATCAGTTCTTAA